A single genomic interval of Trichocoleus sp. harbors:
- a CDS encoding DUF3155 domain-containing protein: protein MARRRKRKSRRRLEGRRILELVPQYSIESGEEKPVTAARKFIQAEGILPPALLLVKRNEHTTDRYFWAEKGLFGAQYVEENHFLFPSLRVMEEDGDEVPVGAASR from the coding sequence TTGGCAAGGAGACGTAAGCGTAAGAGCCGCCGCCGTTTGGAAGGACGTAGAATTCTGGAACTTGTGCCCCAGTACAGCATCGAGAGCGGCGAAGAGAAGCCTGTTACAGCAGCCCGGAAATTTATTCAGGCTGAAGGCATTTTGCCACCCGCCCTGCTGTTGGTGAAACGTAATGAGCATACCACCGATCGCTACTTCTGGGCGGAGAAGGGTCTATTTGGTGCTCAATATGTTGAAGAAAATCACTTCCTATTTCCTAGCCTGCGGGTGATGGAAGAGGATGGGGATGAGGTTCCTGTTGGTGCCGCGAGTCGCTAG
- a CDS encoding HAMP domain-containing sensor histidine kinase codes for MLTPASSEFVALCRSQIRLLTDGLGAALSIVYLTEELTELADTQLIPIAAYPDAVVQWGEERILTLLFQGRREETGRWLLPELSGDSRATPVSADETTLLPWQAAERALTRQQQVVLPLVHENMVMGLLVTARADRAWNDSERQQIEQIAHTLAIGCVLDQRSQWITQDLRQMRQMREQKQDVFDTLLHQFRNPLTALRTFGKLLIKRLRPGDVNYSVAEGIVSESDRLQELLQQFDAALDWDSEAPLLNAASETAPPTFDIPGQVPHKPLALASSEANPDLLLPGASWVTGAMLEITPHPIEEVLDPLLTSAEAIAQDRQITLTTAIPKTLPPVLIDPKALREVLNNLIDNALKYTPAGGQVYIGVEAMPEQQAIVIADTGPGIPQQDLEHLFERHYRGAQATTGIPGTGLGLAIARDLIRQMQGEIQIISPARSSKMVPFQSDDLHPGTAVIVQLSLFQDQEMAANPE; via the coding sequence ATGTTGACGCCTGCTAGCTCTGAATTTGTTGCCCTTTGTCGATCGCAGATCCGACTGTTAACGGATGGGCTAGGAGCAGCATTGAGTATTGTCTACCTGACAGAAGAATTGACCGAACTAGCAGATACTCAACTTATCCCCATTGCCGCCTATCCTGATGCTGTAGTGCAGTGGGGCGAAGAGCGAATTCTAACGCTGCTATTTCAAGGAAGACGAGAAGAAACGGGACGATGGCTTTTGCCAGAACTTTCGGGTGACAGTCGAGCGACCCCAGTTTCAGCAGATGAGACAACACTACTTCCATGGCAGGCAGCAGAACGAGCTTTAACTCGCCAGCAGCAGGTGGTGCTTCCTCTCGTTCATGAAAATATGGTGATGGGGCTTTTGGTAACAGCACGCGCCGATCGGGCTTGGAATGACTCAGAACGCCAGCAGATCGAACAAATTGCCCATACGCTTGCAATTGGGTGTGTCTTGGATCAGCGATCGCAATGGATTACCCAAGATCTGCGGCAAATGCGGCAAATGCGGGAGCAAAAACAGGATGTGTTTGATACGCTTCTGCATCAGTTTCGAAACCCACTAACCGCCCTCCGAACTTTCGGCAAGCTCTTAATCAAACGGCTTAGACCTGGAGACGTCAATTATTCAGTTGCAGAAGGGATTGTGAGCGAAAGCGATCGGCTTCAGGAATTACTGCAACAGTTTGATGCGGCACTAGATTGGGATTCAGAAGCACCTCTGCTCAACGCTGCATCTGAAACAGCCCCGCCGACCTTTGATATTCCCGGTCAAGTTCCCCACAAGCCCCTTGCTTTGGCAAGTTCTGAAGCAAACCCAGACCTGCTTTTACCAGGTGCTAGCTGGGTGACCGGAGCAATGCTAGAGATTACGCCTCACCCGATCGAAGAAGTCCTTGACCCTCTCCTGACTTCAGCCGAAGCGATCGCCCAAGATCGGCAAATCACTTTAACAACTGCCATTCCCAAAACACTTCCTCCAGTGCTAATTGACCCCAAAGCATTACGGGAAGTTTTGAACAACCTGATTGATAACGCTTTGAAATATACTCCAGCGGGAGGACAAGTTTACATTGGGGTTGAGGCAATGCCTGAACAACAGGCGATCGTTATTGCTGATACAGGTCCCGGTATTCCGCAGCAGGATTTAGAGCATTTGTTTGAGCGACATTATCGTGGTGCACAAGCGACAACCGGCATTCCGGGGACAGGTTTAGGGTTGGCAATTGCGCGTGACCTCATCCGACAGATGCAAGGTGAAATTCAGATTATTAGCCCTGCGAGATCCAGCAAGATGGTTCCTTTCCAGTCTGATGACCTGCATCCCGGAACAGCTGTTATTGTGCAACTATCTTTGTTTCAGGATCAGGAAATGGCGGCGAACCCGGAATAG
- a CDS encoding cob(I)yrinic acid a,c-diamide adenosyltransferase, protein MARTGIGIRTAQNRSERLVGQIHIYDGAGKGKSQAALGVVLRSIGLGIHTGCQTRVLLLRFLKGPGRTYDEDAAIEALRRGFPHLIDQVRTGRAEFFGLEAITRFDRIEAQRGWDVAKGAIASGLYSVVVLDELNPVLDLGLLPVDEVVQTLKRKSEDLEIIATGRGAPQSLLDIADLHSEMRAHYHPNAVAHGIEGIEIYTGSGKGKSTSALGKALQALGKGISQDKSHRVLIMQWLKGGSGYTEDAAIAALRQSYPNLVDHQRCGRDAIVWRGQQQELDYVEAERGWEIARAAIASGLYKTIILDELNPTVDLELLPQQPIVQALLRKPCDTEVIITGRCKNPPDYFDLASVHSEVFCHKHYAEKGMELKRGVDF, encoded by the coding sequence ATGGCAAGGACTGGCATCGGTATCCGCACGGCTCAAAACCGCTCTGAACGTTTAGTCGGGCAAATCCATATTTACGATGGAGCAGGGAAAGGAAAGTCTCAGGCAGCGTTGGGGGTCGTGTTGCGATCGATCGGGCTTGGCATTCACACCGGCTGCCAAACGAGAGTCTTGCTATTGCGCTTTCTCAAAGGACCCGGAAGAACGTATGACGAAGACGCTGCGATCGAGGCTTTGAGGCGAGGCTTTCCACATTTGATCGATCAAGTTCGCACGGGGCGGGCAGAGTTTTTTGGGCTTGAAGCCATTACTCGCTTCGATCGGATTGAAGCACAGCGGGGTTGGGATGTTGCAAAGGGAGCGATTGCTTCCGGGCTTTACTCTGTTGTGGTGTTAGACGAGCTAAATCCGGTACTCGACCTGGGGCTGCTGCCAGTCGATGAAGTGGTGCAGACGCTCAAGCGGAAGTCTGAAGATCTGGAGATCATTGCCACAGGACGAGGCGCACCTCAATCCTTGCTGGATATTGCCGATCTGCATTCTGAGATGAGGGCACACTACCATCCCAATGCAGTAGCGCATGGCATCGAGGGAATTGAAATTTATACGGGGTCAGGCAAAGGTAAGTCAACGAGTGCACTAGGGAAAGCGTTGCAGGCGCTAGGCAAAGGCATCAGTCAGGATAAATCTCACCGCGTTTTAATTATGCAGTGGCTAAAGGGCGGGTCTGGCTATACCGAAGATGCAGCAATTGCCGCACTCCGCCAAAGCTATCCAAACCTGGTCGATCATCAGCGTTGCGGTCGAGATGCGATCGTCTGGCGCGGACAGCAACAAGAGCTTGACTATGTTGAAGCAGAGCGAGGCTGGGAGATTGCGCGTGCTGCCATTGCCTCTGGACTCTACAAAACCATTATTCTAGATGAGCTGAATCCTACGGTTGATCTGGAACTGCTGCCCCAACAGCCGATCGTCCAGGCACTTCTGCGAAAACCTTGTGATACAGAGGTGATTATCACAGGACGCTGCAAAAACCCACCCGACTATTTTGATCTCGCCAGCGTTCACTCAGAAGTCTTCTGCCACAAACACTATGCCGAAAAGGGCATGGAGTTGAAGCGAGGCGTAGATTTTTAG
- a CDS encoding GNAT family N-acetyltransferase — MASQFQYSPLTTPDSTKQLSAILGQCFNFPAGMTGQFMQHLGLENFRILQQSGQVVGGLGILPMGQWWGGQCLPMGGVATVGIAPEHRGSGAALVMMQQAVKELHARNIPLSALYPAVPHLYRKAGYEQAGIFCGWEISTDRIRLTDRSLPIYAVSPSEQSVFQPLYDQQAKQMNGLLDRHTSIWARILRADPPETVYGYLFGSREQPEGYIIFSQARTPDTAILSLRNSMIQVRDWAVLTPAAARTFWTILADHRSQIKTIQWKGAAIDPLTLVLPEQAAQPQTVERWMLRIINVQAALSQRGYPIGVETELHLEVQDDLIPENNRKFVLSVAQGQAEVTLGGRAEMHLSIRGLAALYAGLFTPQQLQLTGHLEATETALSAASQLFAGSSPWLPDFF; from the coding sequence ATGGCTTCTCAATTTCAGTACAGTCCCCTAACTACGCCCGATAGCACCAAACAGCTCAGCGCCATTTTAGGACAGTGCTTTAATTTTCCGGCAGGAATGACAGGGCAGTTTATGCAGCATTTGGGGCTGGAAAACTTCCGCATCCTGCAGCAATCAGGGCAGGTGGTCGGTGGATTGGGAATTCTGCCAATGGGACAGTGGTGGGGTGGGCAATGTCTTCCTATGGGTGGGGTTGCAACAGTTGGGATTGCGCCAGAGCATCGTGGATCAGGAGCAGCGCTCGTGATGATGCAACAGGCAGTCAAAGAACTTCATGCCCGAAATATTCCCCTGTCTGCCCTTTATCCAGCTGTTCCGCATCTCTATCGCAAAGCAGGTTATGAACAGGCAGGCATATTTTGCGGCTGGGAGATTTCGACAGACAGGATTCGGCTCACCGATCGCTCCTTGCCGATTTATGCTGTCTCACCCTCAGAACAGTCAGTCTTTCAGCCACTTTATGATCAGCAGGCAAAGCAGATGAACGGCTTGCTCGATCGTCATACTTCAATTTGGGCAAGGATTCTTCGAGCAGATCCGCCTGAAACCGTCTATGGCTACTTGTTTGGTTCACGCGAACAGCCAGAGGGATACATTATTTTTTCTCAAGCTCGCACTCCTGATACAGCAATCCTATCGTTGCGGAACTCCATGATTCAGGTTCGGGATTGGGCAGTGCTGACGCCTGCTGCTGCCAGAACTTTTTGGACAATTTTGGCAGACCATCGATCGCAGATCAAAACGATTCAGTGGAAGGGAGCAGCGATCGATCCATTGACGCTAGTGCTACCCGAACAGGCTGCTCAGCCGCAAACAGTGGAACGCTGGATGCTAAGAATTATCAATGTTCAGGCTGCTCTGTCACAGCGGGGTTACCCGATCGGCGTTGAAACTGAGTTGCATCTGGAAGTGCAAGACGATTTGATTCCTGAAAACAACCGGAAATTTGTGTTGTCTGTGGCGCAAGGGCAGGCAGAAGTGACTCTGGGCGGACGGGCTGAAATGCATCTCTCAATTCGCGGACTGGCTGCCCTCTATGCTGGACTCTTCACCCCCCAACAGCTCCAGCTAACTGGACACCTTGAAGCCACTGAAACCGCTCTTAGCGCCGCTAGCCAGCTTTTTGCTGGATCATCCCCCTGGCTCCCCGACTTTTTCTAA